A region from the Candidatus Hydrogenedentota bacterium genome encodes:
- a CDS encoding aldehyde dehydrogenase family protein — translation MLKDSYPYYLANKAVYANTDLDVIDKYTGKVATKVAMAGPDVIDQAIAAAVKADGPCRRMPSYQRQAVLEHCVARFKERAEELAQTLCIEGGKPIKDSRGEVSRLIDTFKIAAEMSVNIGGEVISMDRSARAHGYSGMAKRVPIGPCSFISPFNFPLNLAAHKVAPALAVGCPFVLKPASLTPLGAIIIGEILAETDLPEGAFSILPCRRDGADLFTTDERFKFLSFTGSPAVGWDLKARAGKKPVVLELGGNAACIVDHDTDLDDAVARMVIGAFYQSGQSCIGVQRIIIHESIYDAFKEKFVEATKKLKAGDPRDEDTFIGPIISKGEADRMEEWIKSAVKAGATLLCGGGRNDNIIDATILENVPENEPMYVEEFFGPACLLTKFSDFKEALDQVNNSKFGLQAGIFTRDIYKVNLAWDELDVGGVVIGDVPSWRVDHMPYGGVKDSGLGREGIKYAIEDMTELRLLVVRTPPNAL, via the coding sequence ATGCTCAAGGATTCCTATCCCTATTACCTCGCGAACAAGGCCGTGTACGCCAATACCGACCTCGACGTGATCGACAAATACACTGGCAAGGTCGCCACGAAGGTCGCCATGGCCGGTCCCGACGTGATCGATCAGGCCATCGCCGCCGCCGTGAAGGCCGACGGACCCTGCCGCCGCATGCCGTCCTACCAGCGCCAGGCCGTGCTGGAGCACTGCGTCGCCCGCTTCAAAGAGCGCGCCGAAGAGCTCGCCCAGACCCTCTGCATCGAAGGCGGCAAGCCGATTAAGGACAGCCGCGGCGAAGTTTCCCGCCTCATCGACACCTTCAAGATCGCGGCGGAAATGTCCGTGAACATCGGCGGTGAAGTCATCTCCATGGATCGCAGCGCCCGGGCCCACGGCTACAGCGGCATGGCCAAGCGCGTGCCCATCGGCCCCTGCTCCTTCATTTCGCCCTTCAACTTCCCGCTGAACCTGGCCGCGCACAAAGTCGCCCCCGCCCTCGCGGTCGGCTGCCCCTTCGTGCTCAAACCCGCCAGCCTCACGCCCCTCGGCGCGATCATCATCGGTGAAATCCTCGCCGAAACCGACCTGCCCGAAGGCGCCTTCTCCATTCTGCCCTGCCGTCGCGACGGCGCCGATCTCTTCACGACCGACGAGCGCTTCAAGTTCCTCAGCTTCACCGGCTCTCCCGCCGTCGGCTGGGACCTCAAGGCCCGCGCCGGCAAGAAGCCCGTGGTGCTGGAACTCGGCGGCAACGCCGCCTGTATCGTCGATCACGACACCGACCTCGACGACGCCGTGGCCCGCATGGTCATCGGCGCCTTCTACCAGTCCGGACAGAGCTGCATCGGCGTCCAGCGCATCATCATTCACGAATCCATCTACGACGCCTTCAAAGAGAAGTTCGTCGAAGCCACGAAGAAGCTCAAGGCCGGTGACCCGCGCGATGAAGACACCTTTATCGGCCCCATCATCTCCAAGGGCGAAGCGGACCGCATGGAAGAGTGGATCAAATCCGCCGTGAAAGCGGGCGCGACGCTCCTCTGCGGCGGCGGACGCAACGACAACATCATCGACGCCACGATCCTGGAGAACGTGCCGGAAAACGAGCCCATGTACGTAGAAGAGTTCTTCGGCCCGGCCTGTCTGTTGACCAAGTTCAGCGACTTTAAAGAAGCGCTTGATCAAGTCAACAACAGCAAGTTCGGTCTCCAGGCTGGCATTTTCACCCGCGACATCTACAAGGTCAACCTCGCGTGGGACGAGCTCGATGTAGGCGGCGTGGTCATTGGCGACGTACCCTCCTGGCGCGTGGACCACATGCCCTACGGCGGCGTGAAAGACAGCGGTTTAGGGCGCGAAGGCATCAAGTACGCCATCGAAGACATGACCGAGCTCAGGTTGCTCGTCGTGCGCACACCCCCGAACGCGCTGTAA
- a CDS encoding PDZ domain-containing protein, which translates to MLSNTMRLATFFLAFGTVLAASADDGFDTALLKKVYNELTPAIGIVNYSSEVTNASTGESSKRDNNALALVVSPEGLIMTHGHMKVENSQPFNISVTLGQGDSEKDYDAELLGKPEDVNVAFLKLKSDQPLNLPFVTFAESGSLGLAEPVAVVGLLGDTLDFNRALHVGRISSVLDKPRTTYCLDEAVRFGFINGPVVDRAGRVVGVVGFDLSTAEGGELHVRSGHPLVYQSELFAKYIQTPPDGSAAPAGAGDAWLGVFTQPLTDDFATYWKLDPKGGLIVSTVVPGSPAHTAGLQEGDVIVSFDGTPIRAKQDREVMGFTQLVREAGAGKAAAVRVLRKGQPVDLTVTLAERPRAAGDAEEFVDDFFGLTVRELTRDVRIRLNLSEEVQGVIVRSVKSGSIAQVGKMGPGVIVMAVGEIPVRNLEEYKAAIAKVQEQKPAEVAVFARLGSETGFFRLEPAWK; encoded by the coding sequence ATGTTGAGTAATACCATGCGCCTCGCCACCTTTTTTCTGGCCTTTGGAACCGTGCTCGCCGCCAGCGCGGACGACGGATTCGACACGGCCCTGCTCAAGAAGGTCTACAATGAACTGACGCCGGCTATCGGCATTGTCAATTACTCCAGCGAAGTGACCAACGCATCAACGGGCGAATCCTCCAAGCGCGACAATAACGCGCTGGCGCTCGTGGTGTCGCCCGAAGGCCTGATCATGACCCATGGTCACATGAAGGTGGAGAACAGCCAGCCCTTCAACATATCCGTTACTCTGGGCCAGGGCGACAGCGAAAAGGACTACGACGCGGAACTCCTCGGCAAGCCCGAAGATGTCAACGTGGCCTTCCTGAAGCTGAAGTCCGATCAGCCCCTGAATCTGCCTTTCGTAACGTTTGCGGAGAGCGGCTCCCTCGGCCTTGCCGAGCCCGTCGCGGTCGTCGGCCTGCTGGGCGACACACTCGACTTCAATCGCGCGCTCCACGTCGGCAGGATTTCTTCCGTACTGGACAAACCCCGCACCACCTATTGCCTCGACGAAGCGGTTCGCTTCGGATTCATCAATGGGCCCGTGGTCGACCGTGCGGGCCGGGTGGTGGGTGTCGTGGGCTTTGACCTCAGCACTGCGGAGGGCGGCGAACTCCACGTCCGCAGCGGCCATCCCCTGGTCTATCAGAGCGAACTATTCGCGAAATACATTCAGACGCCCCCCGACGGCTCCGCCGCACCCGCGGGCGCCGGCGATGCCTGGCTGGGCGTTTTCACCCAGCCCCTCACCGACGATTTCGCCACCTACTGGAAACTCGATCCCAAGGGCGGGCTCATCGTGAGCACCGTGGTTCCCGGCTCTCCGGCCCACACCGCCGGGCTTCAGGAGGGCGACGTCATCGTCAGCTTCGACGGCACCCCCATCCGCGCAAAGCAGGATCGGGAAGTCATGGGCTTTACCCAGCTGGTCCGGGAGGCCGGCGCGGGCAAAGCCGCCGCCGTTCGCGTACTCCGCAAAGGCCAGCCGGTCGACTTGACCGTCACCCTCGCGGAACGTCCCCGCGCGGCGGGCGATGCCGAGGAATTCGTCGACGATTTCTTCGGCCTCACGGTGCGGGAACTCACGCGCGACGTACGGATCCGCCTCAACCTCTCCGAAGAAGTTCAGGGCGTGATCGTCCGCAGCGTGAAGTCCGGCAGCATCGCCCAGGTTGGAAAAATGGGCCCCGGCGTCATTGTGATGGCGGTTGGGGAAATTCCCGTTCGCAACCTCGAGGAATATAAAGCCGCCATCGCGAAAGTTCAGGAGCAGAAACCGGCCGAAGTGGCCGTATTCGCGCGACTCGGCTCCGAAACCGGCTTCTTCCGCCTGGAACCGGCGTGGAAGTAG
- a CDS encoding trypsin-like peptidase domain-containing protein, with translation MRQRKVFHARRACGWMVAALATLTLLTSGCATTGGRSQNAVIHAKNIVAPALVHIRPVKEVYAQGQRKEVLIVGSGFIISPDGYVVTNEHVAGESKVVRCVLGDKNEVDAKVVGVDPYTDLAVLKLDVPEKLPFVRLGDSSKLEAGQTVMAMGSPHGLSRSVSMGIVSVTDRNLGGQTEGGISFSNWIQTDAAINPGNSGGPLVDLRGDVIGVNTMVLRGAENVGFAIPSNMVRQVVDSIIAKGRVERSWVGLDLQEMLARTDDATRQGVVVADIDPLSPAAEARTQPILGPVRDESAATPTGIQPGDILVAVNGTPVNARFEEDLPKVHKLIADLPVGQPATFTFQRGDQKIDIPIVTEEQGGLKGAQVEYTEWGFTASELTPAIVRRARLESRQGVLVSGTQVGGLANKVGLTQGDIILSVDDVVVENLEQFSTLYRERVDKQVPLVLLSVRNRALHRFVLVKQDPAMKEVATAPAAPAVPAEGVQNVE, from the coding sequence TTGAGGCAACGAAAGGTTTTCCACGCGCGGCGCGCGTGCGGATGGATGGTGGCGGCGCTCGCCACCCTCACCCTCCTCACCAGCGGCTGCGCGACGACGGGCGGGCGCTCCCAGAACGCCGTCATCCACGCCAAGAATATCGTCGCGCCCGCGCTTGTGCACATCCGGCCCGTCAAAGAAGTCTATGCCCAGGGCCAGCGGAAGGAAGTCCTCATCGTCGGCAGCGGATTCATCATCTCTCCCGATGGCTACGTCGTCACGAACGAACACGTCGCCGGCGAGAGCAAGGTGGTCCGATGCGTCCTCGGCGATAAGAACGAAGTCGATGCCAAGGTCGTGGGCGTTGATCCCTACACGGACCTCGCCGTATTAAAGCTTGACGTGCCCGAAAAACTACCTTTTGTGCGCCTGGGTGATTCCAGCAAGCTCGAAGCGGGCCAGACCGTCATGGCCATGGGCAGTCCCCACGGCCTTTCCCGGTCGGTCTCCATGGGCATCGTCAGTGTGACCGACCGCAACCTCGGCGGCCAGACCGAAGGTGGCATTTCCTTCTCCAACTGGATCCAGACCGACGCCGCCATCAATCCCGGCAACAGCGGCGGCCCCCTGGTCGATCTTCGCGGCGACGTCATCGGCGTGAATACCATGGTGCTTCGCGGCGCGGAAAACGTGGGCTTTGCCATCCCCAGCAACATGGTTCGCCAAGTGGTAGACTCCATCATCGCCAAGGGCCGGGTTGAGCGGAGCTGGGTCGGCCTCGACCTCCAGGAAATGCTCGCCCGCACCGATGACGCCACCCGTCAGGGCGTGGTGGTTGCCGATATCGACCCCCTTTCGCCCGCCGCCGAGGCCCGCACCCAGCCCATTCTGGGACCCGTGCGCGACGAGAGTGCGGCAACGCCGACCGGGATTCAGCCCGGCGACATCCTCGTCGCTGTCAACGGCACCCCGGTGAATGCCCGCTTCGAGGAAGACCTGCCGAAAGTGCATAAGCTGATCGCCGACCTCCCCGTGGGCCAGCCTGCCACCTTCACGTTCCAGCGCGGCGACCAGAAAATCGATATTCCCATCGTCACGGAAGAGCAGGGCGGCCTCAAGGGCGCCCAGGTGGAATACACCGAATGGGGCTTCACCGCCTCCGAACTGACCCCCGCCATCGTGCGCCGGGCCCGCCTCGAATCACGCCAGGGCGTCCTCGTCTCGGGGACCCAGGTCGGTGGACTGGCCAACAAGGTCGGACTCACCCAGGGCGATATCATTCTCTCCGTGGACGACGTCGTGGTGGAAAACCTGGAACAGTTCAGCACGCTCTATCGCGAGCGTGTGGACAAACAAGTTCCCCTGGTATTGCTTTCCGTCCGCAACCGCGCCCTGCACCGTTTCGTGCTGGTTAAGCAGGACCCCGCCATGAAGGAAGTGGCCACCGCACCGGCGGCGCCCGCGGTGCCCGCGGAAGGAGTACAGAATGTTGAGTAA
- a CDS encoding glycosyltransferase family 39 protein, giving the protein MSFLIILVAAWGTGSVMLSRVPIHDPLESLGCRLLCGLVAVAVVAMAVGSYSLSGAQYILGVVALVAVLNSLRSTARVPGPAFHVQFSGLTRLEAAAVAAILCAWLLALIGALAPSTGWDAAVAHLALPSDYGRAGRILTEPGNVYSGYPHIMHSLYAVAMLGNRELPVSLLNWSMGGLACTAVYSLGRRVGTRQTGLVSAALLATAPIYLDQAGNVGIDLPFVACSTAALAAVVAWHDEKKIEWLLIAGVLAGASCGIRHTGYLVCGLLAIGVVALSVKTQPIRRCAVFSVVALLAASPWLMRSWLVTGNPIFPFLLSVFPDSPIDHIAVSTPGAHESIGRSSGMGLAAFLRFPWDIVMRPAMFDGWNKSPGGMILILGVPGLIVGGARAWWLGAFSAAGGTAFFFFQRLARYLLPFFAPMMVVAALAAERLPRGRRAVAVLLMSSFGYGLALHAAAVHFKIPVVLGRQSKQEYLNQRVERYGAFEFANRRLNDGGTILTLDQRSYYLDAPSYQNHWSLKRIAALSLDDQVAWLHENKIRYVMVPEDFVAESGALSGEIGAMVASWQRTPQYFELVDTPLQLPRKNGGGVEKVSFYAVH; this is encoded by the coding sequence ATGTCATTTCTCATTATACTCGTCGCCGCCTGGGGCACCGGATCGGTGATGTTGAGCCGCGTCCCGATCCACGACCCGCTGGAGTCGCTGGGCTGCCGTCTGCTTTGCGGGCTGGTGGCGGTGGCGGTGGTTGCGATGGCCGTCGGCAGCTATTCGCTGAGCGGGGCTCAATACATCCTGGGCGTGGTGGCGCTCGTCGCGGTGCTCAATTCACTCCGGTCGACGGCGCGGGTGCCGGGGCCTGCCTTTCACGTCCAATTTTCGGGGCTGACGCGGCTGGAGGCGGCGGCGGTGGCGGCGATTCTCTGTGCATGGCTGCTGGCCCTCATCGGTGCGCTGGCCCCCTCCACGGGGTGGGACGCCGCCGTGGCGCATCTGGCGCTGCCGTCCGACTACGGTCGGGCGGGCCGGATTCTGACGGAGCCGGGGAATGTCTATTCCGGCTATCCCCATATCATGCACAGCCTCTACGCGGTGGCCATGCTGGGTAACCGGGAGTTGCCCGTTTCTCTACTGAACTGGTCCATGGGCGGCCTGGCCTGTACCGCGGTTTACAGCCTCGGCCGGCGGGTGGGCACGCGCCAGACGGGCCTCGTCTCGGCGGCGCTGCTGGCCACGGCCCCGATCTATCTCGATCAGGCGGGGAATGTGGGCATTGACCTGCCCTTTGTGGCCTGCAGCACGGCCGCCCTGGCCGCCGTGGTCGCCTGGCATGACGAGAAAAAAATAGAATGGCTGCTGATCGCGGGAGTGCTCGCGGGCGCTTCCTGCGGAATCCGGCACACGGGCTATCTGGTCTGCGGATTGCTTGCCATCGGCGTCGTTGCCCTTTCGGTGAAAACTCAACCGATTCGGCGCTGCGCCGTGTTTTCGGTGGTCGCGTTGCTTGCGGCATCGCCCTGGCTGATGCGGAGCTGGCTGGTAACGGGGAACCCCATCTTTCCCTTCCTGCTTTCGGTTTTTCCCGATTCGCCCATCGACCACATTGCCGTGTCGACACCCGGCGCTCACGAATCCATCGGCCGCTCCTCGGGGATGGGCCTGGCGGCTTTTCTGCGGTTTCCCTGGGACATCGTGATGCGCCCCGCGATGTTTGACGGGTGGAACAAGTCTCCCGGGGGCATGATCCTGATTCTGGGGGTACCGGGCCTGATCGTGGGCGGTGCGCGGGCCTGGTGGCTGGGCGCCTTCAGCGCGGCGGGGGGCACGGCCTTCTTCTTCTTCCAGCGCCTCGCGCGCTATCTCCTGCCCTTTTTTGCGCCCATGATGGTGGTGGCGGCGCTGGCGGCGGAGCGGTTGCCCCGGGGCCGGCGGGCGGTGGCGGTGCTGCTGATGTCTTCGTTTGGCTACGGACTCGCGCTGCACGCGGCGGCGGTTCACTTCAAAATCCCCGTGGTGCTGGGGCGCCAGTCCAAACAGGAGTACTTGAATCAGCGGGTGGAGCGCTATGGCGCGTTTGAGTTTGCGAATCGCCGACTGAACGATGGCGGCACGATCCTGACGCTGGATCAGCGGAGCTATTATCTGGATGCGCCGAGCTATCAGAATCACTGGAGCCTGAAGCGCATCGCCGCGCTATCGCTGGACGACCAGGTGGCGTGGCTGCACGAGAACAAAATTCGCTATGTGATGGTGCCGGAAGATTTCGTAGCGGAATCCGGGGCGCTCTCGGGGGAGATTGGAGCGATGGTCGCGTCGTGGCAACGGACCCCGCAATACTTTGAGCTAGTTGACACGCCCCTGCAACTGCCCCGGAAGAACGGGGGCGGTGTGGAGAAGGTTTCCTTCTATGCGGTGCACTGA
- a CDS encoding oligosaccharide flippase family protein, producing the protein MSDRRTIARNTVFNAAGRSWEAVAGIGLTIYTIDRVGLEGFGLWSLVALFTGYAALFDFGVSSAFTKYIASFAAKEDRNSVSAVVSTGVYFYALLGLLFVALGWPLIDLLLLGMVKLMHALNPGHTQIIANNALWDEARVLLRGALLLFAAGNCAAPFSALQSGLQRMGLTNAIGLAASLVKVAATVVFLEADFGVRGLLYTSGVVFTFNTAASVVVAYRIYPGLHCNPRRMTWPVFRVLLGFGWRSQVARLANLINFQTDRMIVALVSGGSLELVGLYRVGEDLSAKVRQAPMLMVSALVPAVSSLDARDDQERLRMLYLRSTKYVAAVTAPVALYVLAATEMLLSLYAEKTGLREAGWVARIIIVGYVMNVLPGPGVSIALGKGNAGLPMIAGIISMSGNIALTIALYGLIGFYGIPLGTALALGLSTVWFFGAMRREVAVPPLRLLRESLLWPVVAALPGSALCAGVNWVLSGYEDRVGNLLIAGACAGLFALSYVACLRWTPFLDRYDVAFLRETLRLDRMPGFRFLTARAENVV; encoded by the coding sequence ATGTCTGACCGGCGGACGATCGCGCGAAATACCGTGTTCAACGCGGCGGGCCGCTCCTGGGAGGCCGTGGCCGGCATCGGGCTGACGATATACACCATCGATCGGGTGGGGCTGGAGGGATTCGGGCTCTGGTCGCTGGTGGCGCTGTTCACGGGCTACGCGGCCCTTTTCGACTTTGGCGTCAGCAGCGCGTTCACGAAATACATTGCATCCTTCGCGGCAAAGGAAGACCGAAACAGCGTGAGCGCGGTGGTGAGCACGGGCGTGTATTTCTACGCACTTCTGGGCCTGCTGTTCGTGGCGCTGGGGTGGCCGCTGATCGACCTGCTGTTGCTGGGGATGGTGAAGCTCATGCACGCACTGAACCCCGGTCATACGCAAATCATTGCGAACAACGCCCTGTGGGACGAGGCAAGGGTGCTGCTGCGTGGCGCGCTGCTGCTCTTCGCGGCGGGGAATTGCGCGGCGCCCTTCTCCGCCCTCCAGTCGGGCCTTCAACGGATGGGCCTGACCAACGCCATCGGTCTTGCGGCGTCGCTGGTGAAGGTGGCGGCGACGGTGGTTTTCCTGGAGGCGGATTTTGGCGTGCGGGGCCTGCTCTACACGAGCGGCGTGGTCTTTACCTTCAACACCGCTGCGAGCGTGGTGGTGGCCTACCGAATCTATCCGGGGCTGCACTGCAACCCCCGGCGCATGACCTGGCCCGTGTTCAGGGTCTTGCTGGGCTTCGGCTGGCGCTCCCAGGTGGCGCGGCTGGCCAACCTGATCAATTTTCAGACCGACCGGATGATCGTGGCGCTGGTGAGCGGCGGCAGCCTCGAACTGGTGGGGCTGTATCGCGTCGGCGAGGACCTGTCCGCCAAAGTGCGTCAGGCGCCGATGTTGATGGTAAGCGCGCTGGTTCCCGCGGTGTCCAGTCTGGATGCGCGGGACGATCAGGAGCGCCTCCGCATGCTTTACCTCCGATCGACGAAGTACGTGGCGGCGGTAACGGCCCCGGTGGCGCTGTATGTTCTTGCCGCCACTGAAATGCTCCTTTCACTCTATGCGGAAAAGACGGGATTGCGCGAAGCGGGCTGGGTGGCGCGAATCATTATTGTCGGTTATGTGATGAACGTGCTGCCTGGACCGGGTGTGAGCATTGCCCTGGGCAAAGGCAACGCGGGACTGCCGATGATTGCGGGGATTATCTCCATGTCCGGCAATATCGCGCTGACCATCGCGCTCTACGGGCTGATCGGGTTCTATGGCATTCCGCTGGGTACCGCACTGGCGCTGGGGCTCTCCACGGTATGGTTCTTTGGCGCGATGCGGCGGGAAGTGGCCGTGCCCCCGCTGCGCCTCCTGCGCGAATCATTGTTGTGGCCCGTGGTGGCCGCGCTGCCGGGCTCTGCGCTGTGCGCGGGAGTGAACTGGGTCTTGTCCGGCTACGAAGATCGCGTCGGCAACCTGCTGATCGCGGGGGCCTGCGCCGGCCTTTTCGCTTTGAGCTATGTCGCCTGCCTGCGTTGGACTCCCTTCCTGGATCGCTACGATGTGGCCTTTCTTCGCGAGACGTTGCGCCTGGACCGCATGCCCGGCTTTCGATTTCTTACTGCGAGGGCCGAAAATGTGGTCTGA
- a CDS encoding class I SAM-dependent methyltransferase: MNARLRAWAENDGRGYPDWAVRYLPILRRFPGRDWSAPRILEIGANENGFARFSGARVVAVDIAVPHLKAARASQAVTPVAGDIGALPFGDGQFDVVVCMDTYEHIPAEHRKRANREILRVLRANGVAVIGFPSGEAAFAAEGRIRAAYGALTGGTIRWLEEHVAMGLPDAGEVKGDLALACGADYRVERRGNGALWMWEWMWRVLMCNWPGRGNGIAQAALRVLVPVLSRIHHSPCYRTMLWVFPRGNNDQGKEKRYQDPGGGFRA, from the coding sequence GTGAACGCGAGACTGCGCGCCTGGGCGGAGAACGATGGTCGGGGCTATCCCGACTGGGCGGTGCGCTATCTGCCCATCCTGCGCCGTTTCCCAGGGCGGGACTGGTCGGCGCCGCGCATCCTGGAGATCGGCGCGAACGAGAATGGCTTCGCGCGCTTCAGCGGCGCGCGGGTGGTGGCGGTGGATATTGCCGTACCCCACTTGAAGGCCGCGCGGGCCAGCCAGGCCGTGACGCCGGTGGCTGGCGATATTGGCGCGTTGCCCTTTGGCGACGGTCAGTTTGACGTGGTGGTTTGCATGGACACCTACGAGCACATCCCGGCGGAACACCGAAAACGGGCCAACCGGGAGATTCTTCGGGTGTTGCGGGCAAACGGAGTGGCCGTGATCGGCTTTCCTTCCGGCGAGGCGGCCTTCGCGGCGGAGGGCCGGATCCGGGCGGCCTATGGCGCGCTTACGGGCGGCACGATACGGTGGCTGGAGGAACATGTGGCGATGGGACTTCCGGACGCCGGAGAGGTGAAAGGGGATCTCGCCCTGGCCTGTGGTGCAGACTATCGGGTAGAGCGACGGGGGAACGGAGCGCTCTGGATGTGGGAATGGATGTGGCGCGTGCTCATGTGCAACTGGCCGGGAAGAGGCAATGGAATAGCCCAGGCAGCCCTTCGCGTCTTGGTACCGGTGCTCTCGCGCATTCACCATTCGCCCTGTTACCGTACCATGTTGTGGGTTTTCCCGAGGGGAAACAATGACCAGGGAAAAGAAAAGCGTTATCAAGATCCGGGCGGAGGCTTCCGTGCGTAA
- a CDS encoding glycosyltransferase: MSLSVVIPTWNGLAMLSECLDSLKRQSYRDFEIIVSDDGSTDGTAEHLARHFPEVVVVRSEKNQGFVAAANGGIEHTRGDWIFLLNNDVILARDCLERLMAAARRGDAAMLAPLVLWTEDPRLVYSAGDHIGPNGRPISIGHMVEQGLFGMTERPFGVSGGYGLFRGALLDEIGVLDPAFGAYFEDADLCFRARWAGHRTRLVPGAVAWHVGSASIAGRLWWRTRQCYRNHALLVVKNFSWRMLYWNAGALLKERLHQNGRLFQTARHAWGSVFAVAFVLVAWMDLALHLPGALWKRRRIMGNRKISDRAMQALLRRGDHHV, from the coding sequence ATGAGCCTTTCGGTCGTCATCCCCACGTGGAACGGGCTCGCGATGCTGAGTGAATGCCTGGACAGCCTGAAACGCCAGTCGTATCGGGACTTTGAAATAATTGTCTCGGACGACGGCTCGACGGACGGGACGGCGGAGCATCTGGCGCGACATTTTCCCGAAGTGGTGGTGGTGCGATCGGAGAAGAACCAGGGCTTTGTGGCCGCGGCAAACGGGGGAATCGAGCATACGCGGGGCGACTGGATTTTTCTATTGAACAACGATGTCATTCTGGCGCGAGATTGTCTGGAGCGGCTGATGGCGGCGGCGCGGCGCGGCGATGCGGCCATGCTCGCGCCGCTGGTGCTGTGGACAGAGGACCCCCGGCTGGTTTACAGTGCCGGCGACCACATCGGGCCCAATGGAAGGCCGATCAGCATCGGTCACATGGTGGAACAGGGCCTGTTTGGCATGACGGAACGGCCCTTTGGCGTGTCGGGAGGGTACGGGTTGTTTCGCGGAGCGCTGCTGGACGAAATTGGCGTGCTGGATCCCGCTTTCGGGGCCTATTTCGAGGACGCGGACCTGTGTTTTCGGGCACGCTGGGCGGGTCATCGGACTCGGCTGGTGCCGGGTGCGGTGGCGTGGCACGTGGGCAGCGCGAGCATCGCCGGACGTCTGTGGTGGCGCACGCGCCAGTGCTACCGAAACCATGCGCTGCTGGTGGTGAAGAATTTCTCATGGCGCATGCTTTATTGGAACGCCGGTGCGTTGCTTAAAGAACGGCTGCACCAGAATGGTCGCCTCTTTCAGACGGCGCGACACGCCTGGGGCAGTGTATTCGCGGTGGCCTTCGTGCTCGTGGCGTGGATGGATCTGGCCCTGCACCTTCCGGGCGCCCTCTGGAAACGGCGGCGGATCATGGGCAACAGAAAAATCAGCGACCGGGCGATGCAGGCCCTCCTCCGGCGGGGAGATCATCATGTATAG